One Chitinivibrionales bacterium genomic window carries:
- a CDS encoding TRAP transporter small permease subunit, translating to MKRFLNIFDKIINIAAIIIMALLVIDVLWQVLARYILKTPSAWTEELAGFLLIWAGLLGACIAHREKAHLGIDYFVEKFSDSNKDLIRIMASFLTTAFALLILTLGGYQLVKATLETNQYSPALGIQMGYVYLILPVSGIIMTIYSIRHAWLYYCDMKNKEI from the coding sequence ATGAAACGTTTTCTGAATATCTTTGATAAAATAATTAACATTGCGGCAATCATCATTATGGCATTGCTGGTAATAGACGTCCTCTGGCAGGTACTCGCAAGATACATACTTAAAACTCCAAGTGCATGGACAGAGGAACTCGCTGGCTTCCTGCTAATATGGGCAGGTCTTCTTGGCGCCTGTATAGCACATCGAGAAAAGGCACACCTTGGAATAGATTATTTCGTTGAAAAATTCAGTGATTCGAATAAAGATCTTATACGAATCATGGCAAGCTTCCTTACAACTGCTTTCGCCCTGCTAATACTGACTTTGGGGGGATACCAACTGGTAAAAGCAACCCTGGAAACAAACCAGTATTCACCTGCATTAGGAATACAAATGGGTTACGTTTACCTGATATTGCCAGTAAGCGGAATAATTATGACCATATACAGTATCAGGCACGCATGGTTGTATTATTGTGATATGAAAAATAAGGAAATTTGA
- a CDS encoding DctP family TRAP transporter solute-binding subunit yields the protein MLIWLLIITAVAVGLTYRPSKNTKTVLRIAHNLDTSHPLHKSIQYFAKQLDSESNGQIQAYIYPNGQLGADREAIEQLQSGVLSMSICSCGPLESFIPEMQVFGVPYLFRSKQHMLKTLNSDIGNELLRSGEKFGLKGLCFFDAGARSFYTRNTPIHCPADLEGLKIRVMKTNMSIRTIKALNGSPTPIDFGELYTALQQGVVDGAENNPPSFYSSMHFELCRYYSLDEHLRIPDMLLISNIFWNRLTAKQQDIITETAQKCAQYQYELWAQKETATLQKVQEAGVEIIHPNKKPFIQAVQPLWKSFDGTWTGNMITKIQTINCTEK from the coding sequence ATCCTTATATGGCTGCTTATAATCACAGCAGTGGCAGTAGGGCTTACCTATAGGCCCTCAAAAAACACAAAAACCGTCCTGAGAATAGCGCACAACCTCGATACATCGCATCCTTTGCACAAATCAATACAATACTTTGCTAAGCAGTTGGATTCTGAATCAAATGGACAGATACAGGCATATATATACCCCAATGGCCAGCTCGGGGCTGACAGAGAAGCTATTGAACAACTCCAGTCCGGTGTTCTTTCAATGAGCATTTGTTCTTGCGGACCGTTAGAAAGCTTTATCCCCGAAATGCAGGTATTTGGAGTACCGTACCTCTTCCGATCAAAGCAGCACATGCTGAAAACTCTAAACTCCGATATTGGCAATGAATTGCTCCGGAGCGGCGAAAAGTTCGGCCTTAAAGGCCTGTGCTTTTTCGACGCGGGCGCAAGGAGCTTTTATACACGAAATACACCTATTCACTGTCCTGCAGATTTAGAGGGTTTGAAAATACGAGTCATGAAAACAAACATGTCAATCAGAACTATCAAGGCCCTCAATGGCTCACCAACCCCTATAGACTTCGGTGAACTTTACACAGCCCTGCAGCAGGGAGTAGTTGACGGAGCCGAAAACAATCCTCCAAGTTTCTATAGTTCTATGCATTTCGAACTCTGTAGGTATTACTCACTGGATGAGCATCTTCGAATACCGGATATGCTTCTCATTAGTAACATTTTTTGGAACAGGTTAACCGCTAAGCAGCAGGATATCATCACCGAGACCGCACAAAAATGCGCCCAGTACCAGTATGAACTATGGGCTCAAAAAGAAACCGCCACATTGCAAAAAGTGCAAGAAGCTGGAGTTGAAATAATTCACCCTAATAAAAAACCTTTCATCCAGGCCGTCCAGCCATTATGGAAAAGCTTTGATGGAACGTGGACAGGAAATATGATAACAAAAATACAGACCATTAATTGTACTGAAAAATGA